AAAACCGGCACAGAAAGCTCCTGATAAACATCATCTTCATAAATAAAAATAACACTAAGTGTAGCGTAAAAATATTTATCCCCAAATAAGCGCATTAACCCATCATGTTCATAGCTATTGCTGTAATTTCCTCCGGCTAAGAAATGGATTTCCTCCACCTTCATCCCCGGCCTTATCGGCAGGGAAAACATATTGTTTCTTTCAAGATTAAGCCTTCCGTAATCCTTCCAGTCTCCTGCCCCCCCGCACCAAGAAATCAACCCCGTCATATTTCAGGTATTTACCGGCAAACAGATTCGGCCCGGCGCCCTCTAAAGCAAAATTATCCCTGTTCTTGGCGAGAAAATAAAAATTATCTTTCTTCTCCCAGGATTCCAGGGCCCAGGCAGCTAAAGGCAATAAAACCAGCGCTATAACACATAAAATTTTCTTAAACATTTTTATTTTTAAGCTTTATTTCCTGAAAATTAAATTCTTTTTGCGGTAACTTCCCCCTGATTAACCCTGAAATTGTGCCGACAAATTCTTCAGCAGTCTTTAAAGCATCTTTAGCCTCTTTTATCGAACAGGGAATTTCAGGTTCATAAATAAACCTGTTTCTTTTCTTTCTCATAAAATCATAATCATTAATGATCTTTTTGAAGTCATCTCCTAAAACTAACCCCACAAACCTAATCACGGTTAAATGCTTATCTTTGATATCCGGCCTGAAACCCTCAGTAAACATAAGCGCAAGCCCTGAACGCAGCATCGCGTTATAAGCATAATTAAAAGCGCACTCCTCATCCTGGCTTATATTTCTTTTTGCGGTTTTAAGGTCAACATAAGCGCGCTTCAACAAATTTAAAATAGCTTTATGATCAAGCGGGCATTTCTTGATTAAGCCATTCTTAAAAAGATTTTCTCTTGAATCTTTATAAATCATTTTCTTCGCCTACCAGCATTATCTTGGGTTTCTTTAACAGGTCAGTAATAAAGCCGCCTTTAGCCCTTTTCTTTGATTTATATTCTTGCCAAGAATAAATAGTGGGATTTATCTCCCTTTTCAGCTTCTTTTCTAATATGGAAAGCTTTTCATTCAAAAGAGAGTTATCTTGGTCCCCAATTATCATAAGGTCAATATCGCTGGCAGGATTTTCTTTTTGGGAAGCAAATGAACCATAAATAAAAGCAGTTTTTATCCCCTTGATTAATAACAAAGAGTCTCTCAGGCTTGCTTCTACTCCTACTGTCTTAGAAATAATGCTCTTTAATTCTTTAAACAAAGGATGTTTTTGATTAAGTGAATAATAGAGAAGATTCCCGGACTTCCTGGTATCAAATAGGCTATCCCCCTGGAACCTTATAAGCTCCCTGCGTATGCTGCCGGCAGAGTATCCTAATACGCGCTGAAGCTCCCTAAGGTAATACTCCTGGGAAGGATTAGTAAAGAAAAGGGAAAGCAGCCCCTGTCTGATTTTGGATTTTGTGATAAAAAGACTATTTAACATATGGACTCCATTTTGAGTACAATTGTACTCAAAATAGGATATATTGTCAATAATGAACTTCAGATGAATTAAGCCTTGATCATTA
The genomic region above belongs to Candidatus Omnitrophota bacterium and contains:
- a CDS encoding HEPN domain-containing protein, with the protein product MIYKDSRENLFKNGLIKKCPLDHKAILNLLKRAYVDLKTAKRNISQDEECAFNYAYNAMLRSGLALMFTEGFRPDIKDKHLTVIRFVGLVLGDDFKKIINDYDFMRKKRNRFIYEPEIPCSIKEAKDALKTAEEFVGTISGLIRGKLPQKEFNFQEIKLKNKNV
- a CDS encoding nucleotidyltransferase domain-containing protein → MLNSLFITKSKIRQGLLSLFFTNPSQEYYLRELQRVLGYSAGSIRRELIRFQGDSLFDTRKSGNLLYYSLNQKHPLFKELKSIISKTVGVEASLRDSLLLIKGIKTAFIYGSFASQKENPASDIDLMIIGDQDNSLLNEKLSILEKKLKREINPTIYSWQEYKSKKRAKGGFITDLLKKPKIMLVGEENDL